One genomic window of Anthonomus grandis grandis chromosome 3, icAntGran1.3, whole genome shotgun sequence includes the following:
- the LOC126734271 gene encoding uncharacterized protein LOC126734271 isoform X2 has translation MSVIRTVLSTELTSIPSSLHQLFGDNFNNTLCNGVTWFVILWCIVHSCFEKILDVYLKRQCFPQYLRIRLTDSLWLLSSYLSYMSYFIVTTNTINLGEMLNFKRRIDPDLFENLPTHIVVAQAALCAFYLYMGYSEGNRLCSVHSFFKYIVFVVVCSSAYTLRILELPFVLTALLSFVGIFEELSKIMYSLLDRRSKLHKIFIGSIFSLTAIVYFCCYFTIIPVFFLIPLGINLFYEKRNLLRAILFFSLLLWLNIVIYKSMLLNMILHRLYHKKEIAKTNEDDKTQQSIKLGCLSHIIECSLFPPRTDESYILAFYRSEAKERRRRLIAKRKPKNQNMILQTLKCMMALRRKLSEKRSQNVDEENSEDGDNSEPKITFSEKQVKPLRKSSKALTISEELVPLQTSNVIEIDDEDTELCSTYESELNNVLVEEGETQDKDASSSKMRY, from the exons ATGTCTGTAATACGTACCGTTCTAAGCACAGAACTGACATCTATACCAAGCTCCTTACATCAGTTATTCGGAGATAATTTCAATAACACCCTGTGTAATGGTGTTACATGGTTTGTGATACTATGGTGTATAGTACACAGCTGTTTTGAGAAGATATTGGAC GTGTACCTAAAACGACAATGCTTTCCCCAATATTTACGCATCAGACTCACGGACAGCCTATGGCTACTATCCAGCTACCTCAGCTATATGAGCTACTTCATAGTCACAACGAATACTATCAACTTAGGAGAAATGCTGAACTTTAAAAGAAGAATCGATCCAGATCTCTTCGAAAATTTACCAACTCATATTGTAGTTGCACAAGCTGCACTGTGTGCATTTTATTTGTATATGGGTTATAGTGAAGGCAATCGATTATGTTCGGTGcattcgttttttaaatatatcgttTTTGTTGTGGTGTGTAGTTCTGCCTATACTTTGAG gatTTTGGAATTACCATTCGTCCTGACAGCGCTCTTATCATTCGTGGGAATCTTCGAGGAGTTATCAAAAATAATGTACTCGTTATTAGATAGAAGAAGCAAACTACATAAGATTTTTATTGGTTCGATATTTTCACTTACCGCCATTGTTTA cttctgctgctattttacaataataccagttttctttttaattcctCTTGGGATAaaccttttttatgaaaaacggAACCTACTTAGAGCAATTCTGTTTTTCTCACTGCTTCTATGGCTCAACATAGTTATTTATAAATCA atgctCCTAAATATGATCTTACATAGGCTCTATCACAAAAAGGAAATAGCTAAAACTAATGAAGACGACAAAACTCAACAATCAATAAAACTAGGCTGCTTAAGTCATATCATAGAGTGCTCATTATTTCCTCCAAGAACTGATGAAagttacatattggcattttacAGATCAGAAGCTAAAGAGCGGCGGCGACG ATTAATCGCCAAAAGAAAacccaaaaatcaaaacatgATTTTGCAAACCCTAAAATGTATGATGGCACTAAGACGTAAACTAAGCGAAAAAAGATCCCAAAACGTAGATGAAGAAAACTCGGAAGACGGTGATAATAGCGAACCTAAAATCACATTTTCTGAAAAGCAAGTCAAACCTTTAAGGAAAAGTTCAAAAGCTTTGACAATCAGTGAAGAGTTGGTGCCACTGCAAACCTCAAATGTCATAGAAATCGATGATGAAGATACCGAATTATGTAGTACTTATGAAAGTGAACTGAATAACGTTTTAGTTGAAGAAGGCGAAACTCAAGATAAGGATGCTTCTTCTTCAAAA ATGCGCTATTAG
- the LOC126734271 gene encoding uncharacterized protein LOC126734271 isoform X1 has product MSVIRTVLSTELTSIPSSLHQLFGDNFNNTLCNGVTWFVILWCIVHSCFEKILDVYLKRQCFPQYLRIRLTDSLWLLSSYLSYMSYFIVTTNTINLGEMLNFKRRIDPDLFENLPTHIVVAQAALCAFYLYMGYSEGNRLCSVHSFFKYIVFVVVCSSAYTLRILELPFVLTALLSFVGIFEELSKIMYSLLDRRSKLHKIFIGSIFSLTAIVYFCCYFTIIPVFFLIPLGINLFYEKRNLLRAILFFSLLLWLNIVIYKSMLLNMILHRLYHKKEIAKTNEDDKTQQSIKLGCLSHIIECSLFPPRTDESYILAFYRSEAKERRRRLIAKRKPKNQNMILQTLKCMMALRRKLSEKRSQNVDEENSEDGDNSEPKITFSEKQVKPLRKSSKALTISEELVPLQTSNVIEIDDEDTELCSTYESELNNVLVEEGETQDKDASSSKVCDIEIFELETILKEDTCKDEVSSSTDALLAAERDEADHSVGGGNGKLGKQTEKYPKD; this is encoded by the exons ATGTCTGTAATACGTACCGTTCTAAGCACAGAACTGACATCTATACCAAGCTCCTTACATCAGTTATTCGGAGATAATTTCAATAACACCCTGTGTAATGGTGTTACATGGTTTGTGATACTATGGTGTATAGTACACAGCTGTTTTGAGAAGATATTGGAC GTGTACCTAAAACGACAATGCTTTCCCCAATATTTACGCATCAGACTCACGGACAGCCTATGGCTACTATCCAGCTACCTCAGCTATATGAGCTACTTCATAGTCACAACGAATACTATCAACTTAGGAGAAATGCTGAACTTTAAAAGAAGAATCGATCCAGATCTCTTCGAAAATTTACCAACTCATATTGTAGTTGCACAAGCTGCACTGTGTGCATTTTATTTGTATATGGGTTATAGTGAAGGCAATCGATTATGTTCGGTGcattcgttttttaaatatatcgttTTTGTTGTGGTGTGTAGTTCTGCCTATACTTTGAG gatTTTGGAATTACCATTCGTCCTGACAGCGCTCTTATCATTCGTGGGAATCTTCGAGGAGTTATCAAAAATAATGTACTCGTTATTAGATAGAAGAAGCAAACTACATAAGATTTTTATTGGTTCGATATTTTCACTTACCGCCATTGTTTA cttctgctgctattttacaataataccagttttctttttaattcctCTTGGGATAaaccttttttatgaaaaacggAACCTACTTAGAGCAATTCTGTTTTTCTCACTGCTTCTATGGCTCAACATAGTTATTTATAAATCA atgctCCTAAATATGATCTTACATAGGCTCTATCACAAAAAGGAAATAGCTAAAACTAATGAAGACGACAAAACTCAACAATCAATAAAACTAGGCTGCTTAAGTCATATCATAGAGTGCTCATTATTTCCTCCAAGAACTGATGAAagttacatattggcattttacAGATCAGAAGCTAAAGAGCGGCGGCGACG ATTAATCGCCAAAAGAAAacccaaaaatcaaaacatgATTTTGCAAACCCTAAAATGTATGATGGCACTAAGACGTAAACTAAGCGAAAAAAGATCCCAAAACGTAGATGAAGAAAACTCGGAAGACGGTGATAATAGCGAACCTAAAATCACATTTTCTGAAAAGCAAGTCAAACCTTTAAGGAAAAGTTCAAAAGCTTTGACAATCAGTGAAGAGTTGGTGCCACTGCAAACCTCAAATGTCATAGAAATCGATGATGAAGATACCGAATTATGTAGTACTTATGAAAGTGAACTGAATAACGTTTTAGTTGAAGAAGGCGAAACTCAAGATAAGGATGCTTCTTCTTCAAAAGTATGtgatattgaaatttttgaacTAGAGACTATCTTAAAAGAAGATACATGTAAAGATGAAGTTTCATCTTCAACAGATGCGCTATTAGCAGCTGAACGTGACGAGGCTGATCACAGTGTAGGAGGAGGAAATGGAAAACTTGGAAAGCAGACTGAAAAATATCCTAAAGACTGA
- the LOC126734270 gene encoding synaptic vesicle glycoprotein 2B-like: MSKNVNSQEIFVLRDLQDYDKAVEETGYGRFHYELLAVSAMSILCMGFQNVLPSYILSAACDLHLTSNDEGMLNITFMIGGIISCFLWGTLADNMGRRKVLYMTHMADALITLVCAVLPTATNLFICRFFNGILIGAPGSIIFTYVAEFQPPKYRSPVVCSCGIFFTLSWLILPLMAYFILPLTQVTCNLGNIIHMSPWRLFLVIVALPELFTALWIMKMPETPKFLLAKGYTEKCLRVLETMYSKNTGMEVDSYPVRHLVEQKVESENKKAEYDGKVLRVLKAMAYQMKSLFQPPLLVVTVLTCSIMFANMFGMFGLGLWLPKIFKRILQFEMLFPNQTFSINQLVDVQVETSKSCDGTFDIADTLNNVIIATSSLVFNIMCGFLATKLHFKVIPLVTMLLGGATSISFYFLTNSLQILVVSCLFQASMITANMTIGSIAVELFPTSVVGIALCLIMCAGRFGALASNAIFAAFMDTHVEIAVFAVGAVVLLGGLLGFLVPRKSKEFRARSLSINHGVEVSVLSSYDNKVCCH, from the exons gTTATGGTCGCTTCCACTATGAACTTCTTGCTGTCAGTGCCATGTCCATACTTTGCATGGGCTTTCAGAACGTCCTGCCATCTTACATCCTATCTGCCGCATGTGATCTCCACCTGACCTCCAACGATGAAGGGATGCTCAATATCACCTTCATGATTGGAGGAATCATTAGTTGCTTTCTATGGGGAACCTTAGCCGATAATATGGGAAGAAGAAAAGTCCTCTATATGACACATATGGCAGATGCTCTTATTACTTTAGTTTGCGCTGTGTTACCTACTgcgacaaatttatttatttgtagattttttaatgGCATCTTAATAg gtgCACCAGGGAGTATAATTTTCACGTATGTAGCAGAATTTCAGCCACCCAAATACCGGTCACCAGTAGTGTGTTCCTGTGGCATTTTCTTTACCCTTTCTTGGTTAATTCTTCCATTAATGGCATATTTTATATTGCCGTTAACGCAAGTTACGTGTAACCTCGgaaatattatacatatgtCACCGTGGAGACTGTTTCTAGTCATCGTGGCTTTGCCAGAACTGTTCACGGCACTGTGGATAATGAAAATGCCCGAGACTCCAAAGTTTTTACTGGCAAAAGGGTATACTGAAAAGTGCTTGCGAGTATTAGAAACAATGTACTCAAAAAACACTGGTATGGAAGTGGATTCGTATCCAGTAAGACATTTAGTGGAACAAAAAGTTGAAAGTGAGAACAAAAAGGCTGAATATGACGGCAAGGTTCTAAGGGTTCTGAAGGCGATGGCATACCAGATGAAGAGTTTATTTCAACCGCCTTTGTTGGTCGTGACTGTCTTGACTTGCAGTATTATGTTTGCTAATATGTTTGG gatgTTCGGCTTAGGACTCTGGCTTCCAAAAATCTTCAAACGCATTTTGCAATTCGAAATGCTATTCCCCAACCAAACATTCTCAATAAATCAACTGGTCGACGTCCAAGTAGAAACCAGCAAAAGCTGCGATGGTACCTTTGACATTGCTGATACATTAAATAACGTCATCATAGCGACCAGCTCACTCGTCTTCAATATAATGTGTGGTTTCCTAGCTACCAAGTTACACTTTAAAGTAATTCCTCTAGTTACTATGCTTTTAGGTGGTGCAACtagtataagtttttattttttaacaaattcgtTACAAATATTAGTTGTAAGTTGCCTATTCCAAGCAAGCATGATCACTGCCAATATGACAATAGGCAGCATAGCTGTAGAACTATTTCCCACTTCGGTAGTTGGGATAGCGTTGTGTCTTATCATGTGTGCAGGAAGATTTGGTGCATTAGCAAGTAACGCTATATTTGCTGCATTTATGGATACTCATGTGGAAATTGCTGTTTTTGCAGTTGGGGCAGTGGTGTTATTAGGGGGGCTACTTGGTTTTTTAGTTCCTAGGAAAAGTAAGGAATTTCGTGCTAGATCGCTTAGTATCAACCATGGAGTTGAAGTGTCTGTTTTATCTAGTTATGATAATAAGGTTTGTTGTCATTAA